One genomic window of Staphylococcus hsinchuensis includes the following:
- a CDS encoding autorepressor SdpR family transcription factor, with product MRDVFKALSDQTRRDILEMLKDKKLTASEISSHFDMSQASVSQHLKILKYNDLIYSERQGKYIYYHLNLSVFEEVIKWITQFHK from the coding sequence ATGAGGGATGTATTTAAAGCTTTGTCGGACCAGACTAGACGGGACATATTAGAAATGCTTAAAGATAAGAAGTTAACGGCGAGTGAAATTTCAAGTCATTTTGATATGAGTCAAGCGAGCGTATCTCAGCATTTGAAGATTTTGAAGTATAATGACCTAATTTATTCTGAGAGACAAGGTAAGTATATTTATTATCATTTGAATTTATCAGTATTTGAGGAAGTCATAAAGTGGATTACGCAATTTCATAAATAA
- a CDS encoding SdpI family protein, giving the protein MKTLLKETKFTWSIIVLHILTWLCTLPFLRKEIPMQYSSNGDVNWSTHKVLAALFMIGLAIVIYFISNIKLLKDHKQRAYSHTYRLNSLLNSIIQLFVYIISLMMILKAFGYNISPQFVTPIIVGILLIVVGNYLPKVPKNNTVGISNKWTRSSEMIWKKTHRFTSRVYLICGVILILLSIFHLINTTATIILIIILVLIPALYSFIKYRSIAEN; this is encoded by the coding sequence ATGAAAACACTTTTAAAAGAAACAAAGTTTACGTGGTCGATTATTGTATTGCACATTTTAACATGGTTATGTACATTACCATTTTTAAGAAAAGAGATACCTATGCAATATAGTTCAAATGGTGACGTTAATTGGTCAACGCACAAAGTATTAGCAGCGTTGTTTATGATTGGCCTAGCTATAGTGATATACTTTATTTCTAATATAAAATTGTTGAAAGATCATAAGCAACGAGCATATTCGCATACGTATCGTTTAAATAGCCTTCTGAATTCAATAATTCAACTGTTTGTATATATCATAAGTTTAATGATGATTTTAAAAGCATTTGGTTATAATATTTCTCCTCAATTTGTGACACCTATCATCGTAGGGATATTATTAATCGTCGTAGGTAATTATCTTCCCAAAGTTCCCAAAAACAACACGGTAGGTATAAGTAATAAATGGACAAGAAGTAGTGAAATGATTTGGAAAAAGACACACAGATTTACTTCACGTGTTTACTTAATTTGTGGAGTGATTTTAATATTACTCAGTATCTTTCATTTAATTAATACTACTGCCACAATAATTCTCATTATTATATTAGTGTTAATACCTGCACTTTATTCATTTATAAAGTATCGTAGTATAGCTGAAAATTAA
- a CDS encoding ABC transporter permease, translated as MLSVTLHELKKQMKSIKSIIVVFIIFAVTVGVAAGVKRYAAFIDMQPGNDVYTTGLMLTILFAGPLFTLSLSHNIINEEMKTRTIRFIATKTSRTNIIIGKYLSIVIFWFICLLVSLLLIMIFAHQFYFVRGFSLFSFVTYFIGLTILLSTLIKNPLVTNLLGIFLSIMFTVVGIWSAVSHNILLKIISFITPYHYLFYENTSLFAVGPILISIIFVIISILVMRKRDL; from the coding sequence TTGCTTAGCGTTACATTACATGAGTTGAAGAAACAGATGAAGAGCATTAAATCAATAATTGTTGTGTTCATCATCTTTGCAGTAACAGTTGGAGTGGCAGCGGGTGTGAAGAGATATGCTGCATTTATCGATATGCAGCCAGGCAATGATGTTTATACGACAGGGTTGATGTTAACCATATTGTTTGCAGGCCCATTATTTACTTTGTCATTGTCACATAACATTATTAATGAAGAAATGAAAACGAGAACGATACGCTTTATTGCTACGAAGACAAGTAGGACGAATATCATCATTGGTAAATATTTAAGTATTGTCATATTTTGGTTTATTTGTTTGTTAGTTTCTTTATTATTAATTATGATTTTTGCGCATCAGTTCTATTTTGTAAGAGGGTTTTCGTTATTTTCATTTGTTACATACTTTATCGGTTTAACAATTCTACTTTCAACATTGATAAAGAACCCATTAGTTACTAATTTGTTAGGTATATTTTTATCGATTATGTTTACAGTAGTTGGTATATGGTCAGCGGTATCCCACAATATCTTGCTAAAAATAATTAGTTTCATTACACCGTATCATTATCTTTTTTACGAAAATACTTCCCTATTTGCAGTCGGGCCAATTTTAATATCAATTATATTCGTCATTATTAGTATCTTAGTTATGAGAAAGAGGGATTTATAA